GCAAGAGAATAATCATAATGCATTAAATGCAAGCCGATAGGGTGCGCGTATGCGAGTCTCAAACGTTTTTCCGTgtgttagaaatcatgttattatttattataatttatattatgaatTGAATACTATACAGCtaattaatagagcgcattaaatatGAAGAAAACATTTGATTAAATGAAGAATATTGCACTAATACTAATTATGTCATTCATTCAATCAATTGctgttgacaatacacatccctaaattgcatatttatttaagttaagtaggtacatataccaACTTATTAAGCTagctaatcgttaaaattactaaaactatttatcaaagtagtattacacgtttttgtttattaaaacaCATTACTGacattaattaatatacattaatgaatgaaataaggtaacttcacgtcattaCGACGAATAGCTTATTCATGATTTACACGTtataaaaatttttacaaaaaaaataaaaaccgacttcgatacacaaacactaaaaattgaaaaataatttaatttattaccgaatatattatgtatacaagagttaatatagttccataataatactttttggtgccggtgccaattagcttcagctgcgcgaatcgtctagacttcatatttttatgagactccacaatggcacctcattggcaccgaccccaaaaaatattattatggaactatattaactcttgtgtacataatatattcggtaataaattaaattatttttcaatttttagtgtttgtgtatcgaagtcggtttttattttttttgtaaaaattttttatttcacaatttttagtggtcccatggaattatgctatgactggttaaaaatctactgtttactaagctattacactgatcgcgagcaattcactcttatccgttgaggagttccagtatctatcttcgaagatgttcatcagatcttcaccaaatttaaatgggaccaactttgaagtataccctttcaaacaaaaaaagaattttcaaaatcggtccaggcgtcttcgagtaatcggggaacatacataaaaaaaataaaaaaaataaaaaaaaacattccgacgaattgagaacctcctcctttttttgaagtcggttaaaaaggctgTGTAGCCTAATGGACATTGAGTTCTGTACATGAAAATcaacaaataaacttgtgaaatcaaTCTTCGAGTTGTTTCTCTCCGTGGACACCTTACACGTGGTACTGAGTCCCGCTCGCTTCGCGCTATGCCCCACTGTATGATAGATAAACGGTGGTAGCAGGGTAATCATGTTTACATTGTAAACAGTCCTTGTAGTGAGAGAGATACACTTACACGCTGCAGGTGTCTTCAGGCGTCCATTATCTACGAGCTAATTGCAGATTAGCTTAAACAAACTTAATTATATCCTAGTGGAATATCATGAACTAgcagacccgccccggcttcgctcggatggaACTTAGAAAATTAGCGTGGGGGGTAGTTTTCACGAaccctgaaataggtacctacgtattttatcttttgtaaccgaaaacacaaataacaatttttatggaaataacttgaaaagtgacagactttcatacaaactttcatcccctatttaactcccttgggagtagaattttcaaaaatcgtgaaacaagtattttttattcttaactgaAAGTCtataaatactaattttcatcgatgtaactttaataatgacgactttcatacaaacttccataccATATTGATCCCCCTGAGTGAGGGGTGGAATTCcgaaaaatccgttcttagtggatacctactctgtacaaagaatagaccctccaaatttcatctctctaggaccagcggtttaggctgtgcgttgatataatatataagtccgtccgtcagtcagtaagtcaggactttgaattttatatatatataggtcgAAGATTAAGACGACGCACGAAGCGAGTCTTCTGTCGTAGCATGTTAATTAGAAATTTAACGCTCTTCGCGCTGTCAAAACCAGGTAAATATATTAAGTTATATACTGAACCCTGTAAATTTTACTtagcataatatacctattcagTTTTACTACATTTCGTAAAGtccattataatttataatggtCGATGCCATTTCTAAACACCTACGTCAGAAGTTTTCACTTATTACAACTTCCCTGGCAGTTGGCACATTGCCAAGTTTACTGTAACGAGTAACGACTGAATAATCTAATTAGAGCCTTCCAACTCGCAGATGTTAGCTGAAACGAAAGCCATGTCGCTTTCTTCTTGTTATCACTTGTTATACCTTGGTTAGTAGGTAGAGATGTAGAGAtgggcattattgctacttttcaATCATTCCCATTCAGTGTATTGttttcacagtgatttcacaggtgatttttcgttgaattttttttcacagGCGATTATTacggaaagtgatttttttaatttttgcactAACATtgaggctaattccgttgtacacaatctctaaactaaacttaaatggcaCGTCTATATCTATTGCTATCactagcactaaatttagacctgttaatttagtttagaaattgtgtacaagagaatcggccccaatgtatgCTACATCAATTTAACTAGGGTATATCATATATGATCTATAATAGTATATATGATCTATAATAGTATATATGATCCATAATAAAATAGATCCTATATATCATAGTTCCTAGTTAAATTTATGTAGCAAGTTAAATCAATAGCGCTGATATTTCATATGACGTGTTTTTTGATAGAAAATTATTTTCCCATTTTTGCAATTACAATCGgagggcgggggggggggggacttccaacatcaatggtttgTTACATTGATTTAGTTTTCTCTTTCTAACTCACAGCGATGTGAGTGTGCTCGCTCGCACACTCCTTAGCGTCTAAGCTCGGGCTGATGACCACGTGCGCACGAAAAAACTTTGTGACATTTTGCTTCGTAAATTTTCACAGGCTTAAGTAAAGGCAGCGAGGGTTACATCATGTGAAATGGCTTTTCATGTGAATTATGTGAATTTTCTAACAGTGAAATGGATCATCTCATAGATAACAGAAGTGTTATCTATGGGTCCTCTCTATTGGTTAGCGACCACACCGTCTCATGGATAACAATTACATTAGGTTACATATCTTCATACAAAATAGGTACCTGAAGCGTCCCTAAATGTGACCAAAACaatgatattaattttaaattagttaTAACTTggacacaataatattatttttattgttgtttaatgggaaaaataataattattttccttaACAAATTGATATAACTGAAATAATGAATGGATAACattattcaaatataataaaCGTACAACTTTTGCGCACTCCCTCATAATACggtaggtatagactatagaaaCTGGCATTGATTTTGTAACGACAGGGGAGTCTTGCATACGGATTAAAATATAGATTTTCCTTGCAAATACGATGGCGGATATGGTTTTGAATGTGATGGTTTTGTTGTTCGTATCTTCTCTGGCGGGCTGCGAAGCTTTTGATGTGGGGAACGAAATTGAAGCGCGAGGCAAAGGGAAAAAGATTGCGCTGTATGGTgagtttttaagttttatttattatcggGTTCTGCTAGAGACGTGTTCGTGTAATAGCTACCTCAACACGTTTTCTTTGATGCTGAAAATATCACGAAGTGTTAACAAATTTTTACACGAAAAAATTCCTttgaatagttagtatttttaaaatcgttACTTATTTTTCCGTCATCGTTATAAAAGCCCGCGATCCTAAGGGTTTTTACAAATATCATATTTTGATGATATGAAGTAAGTACCTTAGAACCTAACTTTCTTTTCGAGGACTTTTCACTATCGTAAATAACAAACATTcagactaaacaaatttcaaacctctgtttcacccctttagggattgaatttttaaaaatcctttcttagcgaatgcctacgtcataatagctatctgcatgccaaacagcccgatccgtccagtagtttgagctgtgcgttgatagatcagtcagtcagtcagtcagtcacttttccttttataatatatttagatagaagatagataaaCATAAACATCTTGTGTTACCATTATTTTTGATATGCAGACCGATTTCTCCGAAATttctaaaccgattttaatattttgttttagtttattttgcgGATCTGGTAATCAAGAAGATCTTTATCCTGAAGCTGATCTACGCGGTGGTGTTCTGGATTGTCATCCACAAAGCTGGCTACTTCCTCTCCTGGTTCGTGGGTTATCTGAAGGAACATAAGAAAAACCATGAACATCATGTGCCAGATCACTATGGACATTACGGGCCTTACAAAAAAGTGAGTGGGCCTTATAGAAGAGAGAGTGGGCCTTATAGAAGAGAGAGTGGGCCTTATAGAAACAAGAACGGGGCTTTTAGAAAAGAGAATGGGCTTTTATAGAACAGAGAATGGGTCTTATAGAAAAAAGAGTCATGGaatgatttaaaaattacattaaatttattttagttttaataacaaaaaattaattacgaGAAAAACCATGAACATCATTTGCCACATTACTATGGATATTACGGGCCTTACAAAAAGTGAGTGGGCATTATAGAAGAGAGAGTGGGCCTTATAGAAACAAGAACGGGGCTTTTAGAAAAGAGAATGGGCTTTTATAGAAAAAGGAATGGGCCTTATATAAAAGAGAGTCATGGAATGATTTAAAAAGGttaaaattactattttcaaatgATTCCATGATCCGCGACAGGCTTAGAAaaagtgtgagaagggtttggccatagtccaccacgctggccaagtgcggattggcagacttcaaagttaaagcgagtgatatttaatttaataaaacgcacataactccgaaagttttACATCGTTGGTTCGTTATAGTTTTTCTTTCACTAGGTATCTagtgaaagaaaaatattttaaatcgcCGGAATCGCcatttagaaaaaaatcgtTACATAGCTAGTTAGTATTAGGTGTTTCGTTACTagaaaacataataaataaaatattttataaatcagTGCTTATAAACACGTACCTACCTTAAAAATGCTTCTTCCTTTCACTCACCCTCACCCCTTAGTCCGCCTCTGCATACAAGTTATTAGACCACAAGGTCAAGGTTTACAAGGTTTTAAAccatatctaataataataataatattatataatttaataataatataataataaaaaaaaattattcaagtaatctttcacaagtactttcgaatcgtcggatgcatctaccactggttcggaatgcctttcctaccgagaagaaccagcaagaaactcggcggttgctcttttcaaatatttgatacttatataatattattatgccatgtattaaaaaagtatttgcagtcatTTGCGTTGCTGCAACGAGCTGCAGGCCAAATCCACGCTCTGTTGtgatttagataatcttcaattgtgtaatatgcttttttcaggagcaaacttttaataggttttttaaacttgtgtaaaggcaagtccaaaatagtttgcgggattttattataaaaggtatttACTCATAAACTCTATTTTATTGTaacaactgactgactgaaatactgtactttaaaaatacttaataaatacaAGGATCTATTCTTTACTGTAATTTAAAGTGAAGTCTGCTGTATTTTGCAGTGTTGTTTTCTCCTATATTTCCACGTTCAGCGCTCGAAATATTGCACAATATGGCACACTGCATCATCTTTACtgctttatattttttaagacgCGATCCATTTATTGAGTttagtgaataaataaaatgaactaCTTTCTCCCCGCCGCGCTGCGGGACCCATTGTAAATAAGAGCTCGTTAGAGAGCTGCTGTGGATTTTGTGTAGTTCACTTTAatagtatagttcttgcatttcacgaaggccactgactcatgcttgtgtcgTATCGGTATACATAAGGTACACTacatgtgtgcgtttgacagcgcttgctcgcgactgatcgGTCCGACATGCAttcacacttacgcaatgaccatgtaaacgacgttaccacaagtaaagttccctagccttcgtgaattgcaagaactgtaacataattcacgaaggctagggataaatcccaagcgtaacgagggaTACTAGAGTAACtaccgagcgtagcgagggtgttgcatctagaatcaagactaagacagtactgcccccaagttcaatactctaTTTTTCACTCCTCGCaagtcaataaaattaaaatcttcgTATGCTTAAATAGGTAGGTCTGTCTTTAGAAGATTCTGGGAGCAAATAGTTTAATACACTTTGAGCATTAATAGTTTCCGGAGTTAAGTTCTCGTCGAGTGACTCTTAgtcttaggctgaaatctatagagcacactttgactttgctcagacttaaaattgagttaaaacgagacaaatttatgtgagagatatacattgatctgtctcgttttaactctgtcttaagtctaagcaaagtcagagtgcgctctatagatctcacccttaatgCGCGGTGAAAGTTAACAGTGCATGCTTATCCTAGGCGACCATGGGGTCTGGTACGGATTTCCTTTCCTATCTTATTCTCCAGGGAAATACCGTACATAGCGTGCTCCATAGTTCGCTGAACGACtttgaattataatttttatgatagtggtTTTActatttacctacacttcaagttTTTCAAATCATTTTTCAATGTATAGTGTATAGTATGTAATAGCGTGGATGATTGTGAGAAATTACAGAGTGACCTTAATAGACTTTCTCGCTATTACAAAGAAAATAGAATACAAGTTAATATAAGTAAATGTCAGCATATAAGTTTTACGAGAAATAAAAGTCCAATACAATTTAATTACACAATCGATGGTCAAACTATCTCCAAAATTGATAAGGTACGGGATTTGGGAGTTATACTGGACAATAAAATGTCATTCAATCCTCATATTGAAACAATCACTAACAAAGCTTTCTCTATGCTTGGCTTTGTTTTAAGAACCTGTAAGCCCTTCAAGAAAATAAGCACACTTAAGACTATTTATTCTGCATATGTGCGTAGCAACTTAGAATATTGTAGTAACATTTGGTCACCTTGCTATATAAAACCTATTGAAGCAATAGAGAGGATACAGCGCAAGTTTattaaacatttaaactttCGTACATACTTTGAGTCACCAGACTATAAGGAAAGctgtaaacactataaaatacaaaCCTGTGGGCAAAGGAGGCAAATAGCGGACATGTTAGTGCTATATGATAttataaacgctaaaattgaTAGTCCGAATCTTTTAtccaaaattaaattagttgCACCCCCCAAACGTACTCGTCATACATCACTACTCCGTGTgccttttaaaaggaaaaattactCCCAAAACTCTGCTATTACTAGAATGACACGCACCTATAACAAACATTATTCCGATATTGACCTTTTCCGCTATTCTAAAAAGACATATAAGCGACACATTTCACAATTTCACTAAtaactattttactttattt
This genomic stretch from Maniola hyperantus chromosome 2, iAphHyp1.2, whole genome shotgun sequence harbors:
- the LOC138403826 gene encoding uncharacterized protein isoform X2 → MADMVLNVMVLLFVSSLAGCEAFDVGNEIEARGKGKKIALYVYFADLVIKKIFILKLIYAVVFWIVIHKAGYFLSWFVGYLKEHKKNHEHHVPDHYGHYGPYKKD
- the LOC138403826 gene encoding uncharacterized protein isoform X1, coding for MADMVLNVMVLLFVSSLAGCEAFDVGNEIEARGKGKKIALYVYFADLVIKKIFILKLIYAVVFWIVIHKAGYFLSWFVGYLKEHKKNHEHHVPDHYGHYGPYKKYTSST